The proteins below come from a single Malus sylvestris chromosome 3, drMalSylv7.2, whole genome shotgun sequence genomic window:
- the LOC126614800 gene encoding 60S ribosomal protein L13-1-like gives MVKHNNVIPSSHFRKHWQNYVKTWFNQPARKTRRRTARQKKAVKIFPRPTTGPLRPIVHGQTLKYNMKVRAGRGFTLEELKSAGIPKKLAPTIGISVDHRRKNRSLEGLQANVQRLKTYKAKLVVFPRRAKQFKAGDSPAEELANATQLHAPYLPIAREKPTVELVKVTDELKSFKAYDKLRVERMNKRHVGARLKKAAEAEKEEKK, from the exons ATGGTGAAGCACAACAACGTTATCCCGAGCTCTCACTTCAGGAAGCATTGGCAGAACTATGTCAAGACCTGGTTCAACCAACCTGCTAGGAAGACCCGCAGAAGAACTG CCCGACAGAAGAAGGCTGTGAAGATCTTCCCCCGTCCAACCACTGGTCCGCTCCGTCCCATTGTTCATGGACAGACATTGAAGTATAACATGAAAGTGAGGGCTGGCAGGGGCTTTACTCTAGAGGAGTTGAAG TCTGCTGGGATTCCAAAGAAACTTGCACCAACCATTGGAATTTCAGTTGATCATCGCAGGAAGAACCGTTCTCTTGAGGGACTTCAAGCTAATGTGCAGCGCCTGAAGACATACAAGGCCAAATTAGTGGTCTTCCCAAGACGCGCTAAGCAGTTCAAG GCCGGCGATTCTCCTGCAGAGGAGCTTGCCAATGCCACCCAGCTCCACGCCCCCTACCTTCCAATTGCACGCGAGAAGCCTACAGTTGAGCTTGTGAAGGTTACCGATGAGTTGAAGTCATTCAAGGCATATGACAAACTCCGTGTGGAGAGGATGAACAAACGCCATGTTGGTGCCAGGCTTAAGAAGGCAGCTGAGGccgaaaaggaagaaaagaaatag